A window from Chromatiaceae bacterium encodes these proteins:
- a CDS encoding ATP-binding cassette domain-containing protein, whose translation MPDAVSLAEHRPRAPDVAGREPLGEARGLVYRAGDKVLIRGIDLRIPDATRTIVMGPNGAGKSLLLRLLHGLITPTAGTVLWDGRPLDDAQRRHQAMVFQRPVLLRRSVAANIRFALRLRGPAPPSKIEKILDEVGLAGRADQAARLLSGGEQQRLALARALATEPRVLFLDEPTASLDPAATAAIEAIVQRAHERGTKIIFVTHDLGQARRLADDVVFLNGGALAEHSPAEVFFEAPTSAAARDYLAGRLVFQ comes from the coding sequence ATGCCTGACGCGGTCTCACTCGCCGAACATCGGCCGCGGGCGCCGGACGTCGCCGGCCGGGAGCCCCTGGGAGAGGCACGCGGCCTGGTGTACCGGGCTGGCGACAAGGTGCTGATCCGGGGAATCGATCTGCGCATCCCCGACGCGACACGAACCATCGTGATGGGACCGAACGGTGCCGGCAAGAGCCTGTTGCTGCGCCTGCTGCACGGCCTGATCACGCCGACCGCGGGTACCGTGCTGTGGGACGGTCGACCGCTCGACGACGCCCAGCGCCGCCACCAGGCAATGGTGTTCCAGCGCCCGGTGCTGTTGCGCCGTTCAGTCGCGGCGAACATCCGCTTTGCACTCAGGCTGAGGGGCCCTGCACCACCTTCGAAGATCGAGAAGATCCTCGACGAGGTCGGTCTGGCCGGACGCGCCGACCAGGCGGCACGGCTGTTGTCCGGCGGAGAGCAGCAGCGCCTCGCGCTGGCGCGTGCCCTCGCGACCGAGCCGCGGGTGCTGTTTCTCGACGAGCCGACCGCGAGCCTGGACCCGGCCGCGACCGCGGCGATCGAGGCCATCGTCCAGCGCGCCCACGAGCGCGGCACCAAGATCATCTTCGTCACGCACGATCTCGGCCAGGCCCGCCGCCTGGCCGACGACGTCGTGTTCCTGAACGGCGGCGCGCTCGCCGAGCACTCGCCGGCCGAGGTGTTTTTCGAAGCACCCACCTCGGCGGCCGCCCGCGACTACCTCGCGGGTCGGCTGGTATTTCAATAA
- a CDS encoding ABC transporter permease gives MQDFGEAFALAFGLVFAADPDLLEIIGLSLRVSLSAVVAACLIGLPLGTAVAIGRFRGRTASIILLNAFMGLPPVVVGLLIYLLLSNAGPLGWLQLLYTPTAMIIAQAVLITPIVAALSREIVEQLHNEYAEQFRSLSVPRSTAAAALLWDARYSLLTVALAGFGRAVAEVGAVIIVGGNIDHLTRVMTTAIALETSKGDLALALALGIVLISIALSVNAAVMSLRLTATRYAYA, from the coding sequence GTGCAGGATTTCGGCGAGGCATTCGCGCTGGCGTTCGGGCTGGTCTTCGCGGCAGATCCCGACCTGCTGGAGATCATCGGCCTGTCGCTTCGGGTCAGCCTGTCGGCAGTCGTCGCCGCATGCCTGATCGGCCTGCCGCTGGGTACCGCGGTCGCCATTGGCCGCTTCCGCGGGCGCACCGCCAGCATCATCCTGCTCAACGCCTTCATGGGCCTGCCTCCTGTCGTGGTCGGGCTGTTGATCTACCTGCTGCTGTCCAACGCCGGCCCGCTCGGCTGGCTGCAACTGCTGTATACCCCGACCGCGATGATCATCGCCCAGGCGGTACTGATCACGCCAATCGTCGCCGCGCTGTCACGCGAGATCGTCGAACAGCTGCACAACGAGTACGCCGAACAGTTCCGCTCGCTCAGCGTGCCGCGCAGCACCGCGGCCGCAGCGCTGCTGTGGGACGCCCGGTACAGCCTGCTGACCGTCGCCCTGGCCGGGTTCGGCCGGGCCGTCGCCGAGGTCGGCGCGGTGATCATCGTCGGCGGCAACATCGACCACCTGACCCGGGTCATGACCACCGCGATCGCGCTGGAGACCTCGAAGGGCGATCTCGCGCTCGCGCTGGCGCTGGGCATCGTGCTGATCAGCATAGCGCTGTCGGTGAACGCCGCGGTGATGAGCCTGCGCCTGACCGCGACGAGGTATGCCTATGCCTGA
- a CDS encoding sulfate transporter, which translates to MGDLSGAFADLGTFLPLMIGVFAAQRLDPTGVLVGFGLFALATAFIYRRPVPVQPMKAVAAVVIAGGLGAAGTAATGLLLGMVLPLLAAAGAVGALGRRIPHSVMHGIQLGVGLYLIWGGIRLGMLQPWLGAGALVVLLMLQRTPFKPLAALAVVVVAAFWGATRPDAQLPAFSLGLWWPHWQWPELSAFWGSAGDVLFPQMALTLTNATVITAAIAAERFPDDRERITPDRLALSQGLLNLVLAPFGAFPMCHGAGGLVVQHRFGARTGLAPAIFGTCCLALGLLLGPQALTLFTVLPLAAIGALLIPAGIDLALSRRLRHSAPDQLLVIVLTGVSCVLLNVALGLLVGLLLEGLRTLWVRHRDTG; encoded by the coding sequence TTGGGCGACCTGTCCGGCGCGTTCGCCGACCTGGGAACCTTTCTGCCGTTGATGATCGGGGTGTTCGCGGCGCAGCGGCTCGACCCGACCGGGGTGCTGGTGGGATTCGGCCTGTTCGCGCTGGCCACTGCGTTCATCTACCGGCGGCCGGTGCCGGTGCAGCCGATGAAGGCGGTCGCCGCGGTCGTGATCGCAGGCGGCCTGGGTGCCGCCGGCACCGCGGCGACCGGCTTGCTGCTGGGCATGGTACTGCCGCTGCTCGCCGCGGCCGGGGCGGTCGGCGCCCTGGGGCGGCGGATCCCGCACAGCGTGATGCACGGCATCCAGCTCGGTGTCGGCCTGTATTTGATCTGGGGTGGTATCCGGCTCGGTATGCTGCAGCCATGGCTCGGCGCGGGCGCGCTGGTCGTGCTGCTGATGTTGCAGCGCACGCCTTTCAAGCCGCTCGCCGCGCTGGCGGTGGTGGTCGTGGCGGCGTTCTGGGGGGCGACGCGCCCGGATGCGCAGTTGCCGGCCTTCTCGCTGGGGTTGTGGTGGCCGCACTGGCAGTGGCCCGAGCTGTCGGCGTTCTGGGGTTCGGCGGGTGACGTCTTGTTTCCACAGATGGCGCTGACCCTGACCAACGCCACGGTGATCACCGCGGCGATCGCCGCCGAACGCTTCCCGGACGACCGCGAGCGCATCACGCCGGATCGCCTGGCGCTCAGCCAGGGGCTGCTCAACCTGGTGTTGGCGCCGTTCGGCGCCTTTCCGATGTGTCATGGTGCCGGCGGCCTGGTGGTCCAGCATCGCTTCGGTGCGCGCACCGGCCTGGCCCCGGCGATATTCGGTACCTGCTGCCTGGCGCTGGGCCTGCTGCTCGGTCCACAGGCGCTCACGCTGTTCACGGTGCTGCCGCTCGCGGCGATCGGTGCGCTGCTGATCCCGGCCGGGATCGACCTGGCGCTCAGCCGGCGGCTTCGCCACTCGGCGCCGGACCAACTGCTGGTGATCGTGCTGACCGGCGTGAGCTGCGTGCTGCTGAACGTCGCGCTGGGTCTGCTGGTCGGCCTGCTGCTGGAAGGGCTGCGCACCCTGTGGGTGCGCCACCGCGATACCGGCTGA
- a CDS encoding DUF2238 domain-containing protein: MTRLAFPHWLAIAFLLFFAALAVAPVSRTVWIAEVIPVALVFIGLALSYPRFRFSNTAYALMAFWLFWHTIGGHYTFANVPFDWFNGLIGSERNQFDRIGHFSVGFYAYACAEWMLRRGHCRYVPANAFALLLVMGIAAGYEIIEWWYAVLEGGDAGIEFLGSQGDIWDAQKDMLADTLGAMCVLILFAFVRPDRDPELSAVDLLGNARRMRT, encoded by the coding sequence ATGACACGTCTGGCGTTTCCCCACTGGCTGGCAATCGCGTTCCTGCTGTTCTTCGCCGCGCTGGCGGTCGCGCCGGTGTCGCGCACCGTGTGGATCGCCGAGGTGATACCGGTTGCGCTGGTCTTCATCGGGCTGGCACTGAGTTATCCACGTTTCCGCTTCAGCAACACCGCCTACGCGCTGATGGCGTTCTGGCTGTTCTGGCACACCATCGGCGGCCACTACACGTTCGCGAATGTCCCGTTCGACTGGTTCAACGGCCTGATCGGTTCGGAGCGCAACCAGTTCGACCGCATCGGGCATTTCTCGGTCGGTTTCTACGCCTACGCCTGCGCGGAATGGATGCTGCGACGCGGTCATTGTCGGTACGTTCCGGCCAACGCATTCGCGCTGTTGCTGGTGATGGGCATCGCCGCCGGCTACGAGATCATCGAATGGTGGTATGCGGTGCTCGAGGGCGGCGATGCCGGTATCGAGTTCCTCGGCTCGCAAGGGGACATCTGGGATGCCCAGAAGGACATGCTCGCCGACACCCTGGGTGCAATGTGCGTGTTGATCCTGTTCGCCTTCGTGCGCCCGGATCGTGACCCCGAACTGTCGGCGGTCGACCTGCTCGGCAACGCCCGGCGCATGCGCACCTGA
- a CDS encoding dihydroorotate dehydrogenase-like protein, with the protein MNLSTEWLGLQLGSPLVPSASPLSRSLDAAKQLEDAGAGAIVMYSLFEEAVQNEEEGMTRFLHEQDTGHAEASSYLPSHHDFPSELDRYLEQVASLKASLEIPVVASLNGVTASGWMTHAKEIAEAGADALELNAYYVAGDVWEEGHYVEQRYITLLNELREQVGIPINMKLSPFFSSIGNLVKKLEGAGVRGVSLFNRFYQPDIDVEGMRLTHTLTPTNSTDALLAMRWVAMLHGRVGCSLAATGGVHTGDDAIKLLLAGSDVVHLCQTLLLQGPQQLQRIGNRIAGWMEQQGFEQLSDFRGRLSQSSVLDPSEYERLNYIRVLGSYTAPDGVWR; encoded by the coding sequence ATGAACCTGAGCACTGAATGGCTCGGCCTGCAACTCGGCAGCCCGCTGGTACCCTCGGCGTCACCGCTGTCGCGCAGCCTGGATGCAGCGAAGCAACTCGAGGACGCCGGGGCCGGCGCGATCGTGATGTATTCGCTGTTCGAGGAGGCGGTGCAGAACGAGGAAGAGGGGATGACGCGGTTTCTTCACGAGCAGGATACCGGGCACGCCGAGGCGTCGAGCTACCTGCCGAGTCACCACGACTTTCCCAGCGAACTGGACCGCTACCTCGAGCAGGTCGCGTCGCTCAAGGCCAGTCTCGAGATCCCGGTGGTCGCAAGCCTGAACGGCGTGACCGCGTCGGGCTGGATGACCCACGCCAAGGAGATTGCCGAGGCCGGAGCGGATGCACTGGAGCTGAATGCCTATTACGTCGCCGGCGACGTCTGGGAAGAGGGGCATTATGTCGAACAGCGCTACATCACGCTGCTCAACGAACTGCGCGAGCAGGTCGGGATTCCGATCAATATGAAGCTGTCACCGTTCTTCAGTTCGATCGGCAATCTGGTGAAGAAGCTGGAGGGTGCCGGCGTCAGGGGGGTGTCGCTGTTCAATCGGTTCTATCAGCCGGACATCGACGTCGAGGGCATGCGCCTGACCCATACCCTGACCCCGACCAACTCGACCGATGCACTACTGGCGATGCGCTGGGTCGCGATGCTGCACGGGCGAGTGGGATGTTCTCTTGCCGCGACGGGCGGGGTGCACACCGGTGATGACGCGATCAAGCTGCTCCTCGCCGGTAGCGATGTCGTGCACCTGTGCCAGACCCTGTTGCTCCAGGGGCCGCAACAGCTGCAACGCATCGGCAACCGCATCGCCGGTTGGATGGAACAACAGGGGTTCGAGCAGCTCAGCGACTTCCGCGGGCGCCTCAGCCAATCGAGCGTGCTCGATCCGTCGGAGTACGAGCGACTCAACTACATCCGCGTGCTCGGCAGCTACACGGCGCCGGACGGCGTCTGGCGCTGA